Proteins from a genomic interval of Ramlibacter algicola:
- a CDS encoding sensor histidine kinase translates to MPTEEQKPHARAPLVQWLSRANAELSSWAAGTSWWRMIVLFVVVLIAAQLIAEQLHLKHVSERVVSTSSKDGGIRITQVGPDGVRITRRRSEGNPADASPPDASPPSAKPPSASADRSEDAAEPMVPPIPRVRPPGSDEDEDDDQEPGPNIVTRTRWTPGGAIADLGATLIIILFAYLAAAKIVVRKVRQADEKVRSAEDAAGREAMERQLVQARLQVLQAQVEPHFLFNTLAAVDYLIETDPARASQMQKALITYLRGALPQMREESSTLGREMRLIRSYLELIKMRIEDRLEVQYDVPPDLDGAEFPPMMLQSLVENAIKHGIEPKPEGGTVVVASRVSKGQLIVEVRDTGIGIMDLDRLEAPTSGTGIGLQNIRERLSVLYSGRGHLSLMSDSHSGTTVRISVPYHPAQAGAPGAAPVAQPAA, encoded by the coding sequence ATGCCGACCGAGGAGCAGAAACCCCACGCGCGCGCACCGTTGGTGCAGTGGCTGTCGCGCGCCAACGCCGAGCTGAGCAGCTGGGCCGCCGGCACGTCCTGGTGGCGGATGATCGTGCTGTTCGTGGTCGTGCTGATCGCGGCACAGCTCATCGCCGAACAGCTGCACCTGAAGCACGTGAGCGAGCGGGTCGTCAGCACGTCCTCCAAGGACGGCGGCATCCGCATCACGCAGGTTGGCCCCGACGGGGTGCGGATCACGCGGCGCCGCTCCGAAGGCAACCCCGCCGACGCATCGCCGCCGGACGCGAGCCCGCCGTCGGCCAAGCCACCGTCGGCCAGCGCCGACCGGTCCGAGGACGCCGCCGAACCGATGGTGCCGCCGATCCCGCGTGTGCGCCCGCCTGGCAGTGACGAGGACGAGGATGACGACCAGGAGCCCGGCCCGAACATCGTCACCCGGACGCGATGGACGCCTGGCGGCGCGATCGCCGACCTCGGCGCCACGCTGATCATCATCCTGTTCGCCTACCTGGCGGCGGCCAAGATCGTGGTGCGCAAGGTGCGGCAGGCCGACGAGAAGGTGCGCTCCGCCGAGGACGCGGCGGGCCGCGAGGCGATGGAGCGCCAGCTGGTGCAGGCACGGTTGCAGGTGCTGCAGGCGCAGGTCGAGCCGCACTTCCTGTTCAACACCCTGGCCGCGGTGGACTACCTGATCGAGACCGACCCGGCCCGCGCCAGCCAGATGCAGAAGGCGCTGATCACCTACCTGCGCGGTGCGCTGCCGCAGATGCGCGAGGAGTCCTCGACGCTCGGCCGCGAGATGCGCCTGATCCGCTCGTACCTGGAGTTGATCAAGATGCGCATCGAGGACCGGCTCGAGGTGCAGTACGACGTGCCGCCCGATCTCGACGGCGCCGAATTCCCGCCCATGATGCTGCAGTCCCTGGTGGAGAACGCGATCAAGCACGGCATCGAGCCCAAGCCCGAAGGCGGCACGGTGGTCGTGGCCTCGCGCGTGTCCAAGGGACAGCTGATCGTGGAAGTGCGCGACACCGGCATCGGCATCATGGACCTGGACCGCCTGGAGGCGCCCACGTCGGGCACCGGCATCGGGCTGCAGAACATCCGCGAGCGGCTCTCCGTGCTCTACTCGGGGCGCGGCCACCTCAGCCTGATGTCCGACTCCCACTCCGGTACCACCGTGCGCATCTCCGTTCCCTACCATCCCGCGCAGGCGGGCGCTCCCGGCGCCGCGCCGGTGGCGCAGCCCGCCGCATGA
- the fabI gene encoding enoyl-ACP reductase FabI has translation MGFLAGKKILVTGVLSNRSIAYGIARACHAQGAELAFSYVGERFKDRITEYAADFGSSLVFDCDVGDDAQIANLFQDLSAHWPKFDGFVHAIGFAPREAIAGDFLDGLSREAFRIAHDISAYSFPAMAKAALPMLNDKSALLTLSYLGAIRTVPNYNTMGLAKASLEASVRYLAESLGPKGVRVNGISAGPIKTLAASGIKGFGKILSVVAETSPIRRNVTIDDVGNVAAFLLSDLAAGVSAEITYVDGGFSQVVGGIAEPAGE, from the coding sequence ATGGGCTTCCTGGCCGGCAAGAAAATCCTCGTCACGGGCGTGTTGTCCAACCGCTCGATCGCCTATGGCATCGCACGCGCCTGCCACGCGCAAGGCGCCGAACTGGCCTTCAGTTACGTGGGCGAGCGGTTCAAGGACCGCATCACCGAATACGCCGCCGACTTCGGCTCCAGCCTGGTGTTCGACTGCGACGTCGGCGACGACGCGCAGATTGCGAACCTGTTCCAGGACCTGTCGGCGCACTGGCCGAAGTTCGACGGCTTCGTGCATGCCATCGGCTTCGCGCCGCGCGAGGCGATCGCCGGCGATTTCCTCGACGGCCTGTCGCGCGAGGCGTTCCGCATCGCCCACGACATCAGCGCCTACAGCTTCCCCGCGATGGCGAAGGCGGCGCTGCCCATGCTCAATGACAAGAGCGCCCTGCTCACGCTCAGCTACCTGGGCGCGATCCGCACGGTGCCCAACTACAACACCATGGGCCTGGCCAAGGCGTCGCTCGAGGCGTCCGTGCGCTACCTGGCCGAATCGCTCGGCCCGAAGGGTGTCCGCGTCAACGGCATCAGTGCCGGGCCGATCAAGACGCTGGCGGCCAGCGGCATCAAGGGCTTCGGCAAGATCCTGTCGGTGGTCGCCGAGACCTCGCCGATCCGCCGCAACGTGACCATCGACGACGTCGGCAACGTGGCGGCATTCCTGCTGTCCGACCTCGCCGCCGGCGTCAGCGCCGAGATCACCTACGTGGACGGCGGCTTCAGCCAGGTGGTCGGCGGCATCGCCGAGCCCGCCGGCGAATGA
- a CDS encoding SPFH domain-containing protein: MEIALVLFVVAVIFVVRSIKVVPQQHAWVVERLGKYHATLSPGLNFLVPFVDRVAYRHSLKEIPLDVPSQVCITRDNTQLQVDGILYFQVTDPMRASYGSSNYIVAVTQLAQTSLRSVIGKLELDKTFEERDIINAQVVQAIDEAALNWGVKVLRYEIKDLTPPEAILRAMQSQITAEREKRALIAASEGRRQEQINIATGEREAFIARSEGEKQAEINKAQGEAAAILAVAEATAGAIRQVADAIRQPGGDQAVQLKVAERAVDAFRTLANESQTTLIVPSHLGEVSGLIASAMRLVEAGKPPAAAASLVK, translated from the coding sequence ATGGAAATCGCACTGGTCCTGTTCGTCGTCGCCGTCATCTTCGTGGTGCGGTCGATCAAGGTGGTCCCGCAACAGCACGCCTGGGTGGTCGAGCGGCTGGGCAAGTACCACGCCACCCTGTCGCCGGGCCTGAACTTCCTGGTGCCCTTCGTCGACCGGGTGGCCTACCGCCACAGCCTGAAGGAGATCCCGCTGGACGTGCCCAGCCAGGTCTGCATCACGAGGGACAACACGCAACTGCAGGTCGACGGCATCCTGTATTTCCAGGTGACCGACCCGATGCGCGCCAGCTACGGCTCGTCCAACTACATCGTCGCCGTCACCCAACTGGCCCAGACCTCGCTGCGCAGCGTGATCGGCAAGCTGGAGCTGGACAAGACCTTCGAGGAGCGGGACATCATCAACGCCCAGGTCGTGCAGGCCATCGACGAGGCGGCCCTCAACTGGGGCGTCAAGGTGCTGCGCTACGAGATCAAGGACCTCACGCCGCCGGAAGCCATCCTGCGGGCGATGCAGTCGCAGATCACCGCCGAGCGCGAGAAGCGCGCCCTGATCGCGGCATCCGAGGGCCGCCGGCAGGAGCAGATCAACATCGCCACCGGCGAGCGCGAGGCGTTCATCGCCCGGTCCGAAGGCGAGAAGCAGGCGGAAATCAACAAGGCGCAGGGCGAGGCGGCGGCCATCCTGGCGGTGGCCGAGGCGACGGCAGGTGCGATCCGGCAGGTGGCCGACGCGATCCGGCAACCCGGGGGCGACCAGGCCGTGCAGCTGAAGGTGGCCGAGCGCGCGGTCGATGCCTTCCGCACGCTCGCCAACGAATCCCAGACCACGTTGATCGTGCCGAGCCACCTGGGCGAGGTGTCCGGACTGATCGCGTCGGCGATGCGGCTCGTGGAGGCTGGCAAGCCGCCGGCTGCGGCTGCCAGCTTGGTCAAATAA
- a CDS encoding arginine/lysine/ornithine decarboxylase, whose translation MKFRFPIVIIDEDYRSENTSGLGIRALAQAIEAEGMEVLGVTSYGDLSQFAQQQSRASAFILSIDDEEFTSGPDVDPAVLNLRNFIELVRRKNAEVPIYLYGETKTSQHLPNDILRELHGFIHMYEDTPEFMARHIIREAKSYLEGIQPPFFRALLDYAEDGSYSWHCPGHSGGVAFLKSPIGQMFHQFFGENMLRADVCNAVDELGQLLDHTGPVAASERNAARIFNADHCFFVTNGTSTSNKMVWHHTVAPGDVVVVDRNCHKSILHSIIMTGAIPVFMKPTRNHFGIIGPIPQSEFSPDAIKAKIRANPLLAGVDADKVKPRIVTLTQSTYDGVLYNTETIKNMLDGYVEALHFDEAWLPHAAFHPFYGNFHAMGKKRARPETSLVYATQSIHKLLAGISQASHVLVQDAKNNKLDRHLFNEAFLMHTSTSPQYSIIASCDVAAAMMEPPGGTALVEESIQEALDFRRAMRKVDQEYGKDWWFKVWGPDRLVEEGIGKPDDWIIKGEARTAKWHGFGNLAEGFNMLDPIKSTVVTPGLDLNGKFAKTGIPASIVTRFLAEHGIIVEKTGLYSFFIMFTIGITKGRWNTLLTALQQFKDDYARNQPMWRILPEFCAQYPQYERMGLADLCQFVHELYAKYDIARLTTDMYLSDLTPAMKPSDAFAHIAHRKTERVGIDDLEGRITTSLVTPYPPGIPLLIPGEVFNKKIVDYLKFSREFNAQCPGFETDMHGLVEEPGPDGKMRYFADCVRA comes from the coding sequence ATGAAATTCCGCTTCCCCATCGTCATCATCGACGAAGACTACCGGTCCGAGAACACCTCCGGCCTGGGCATCCGCGCCCTGGCGCAGGCCATCGAGGCCGAGGGCATGGAGGTCCTGGGCGTCACCAGCTACGGCGACCTCTCGCAGTTCGCGCAGCAGCAAAGCCGCGCCAGCGCGTTCATCCTGTCGATCGACGACGAGGAGTTCACCTCCGGCCCGGACGTGGACCCGGCGGTGCTGAACCTGCGCAACTTCATCGAGCTGGTGCGCCGCAAGAACGCGGAGGTGCCGATCTACCTGTACGGCGAGACGAAGACGTCGCAGCACCTGCCGAACGACATCCTGCGCGAGCTGCACGGGTTCATCCACATGTACGAGGACACCCCGGAGTTCATGGCGCGGCACATCATCCGCGAGGCCAAGAGCTACCTGGAAGGCATCCAGCCCCCGTTCTTCCGCGCGCTGCTGGACTACGCCGAGGACGGCTCGTACTCGTGGCACTGCCCGGGGCACTCGGGCGGCGTCGCCTTCCTCAAGAGCCCGATCGGCCAGATGTTCCACCAGTTCTTCGGCGAGAACATGCTGCGGGCCGACGTCTGCAACGCGGTGGACGAACTGGGCCAGCTGCTGGACCACACCGGCCCGGTGGCCGCCAGCGAGCGCAACGCGGCGCGTATCTTCAACGCCGACCACTGCTTCTTCGTCACCAACGGCACGTCGACGTCCAACAAGATGGTGTGGCACCACACCGTGGCGCCCGGTGACGTGGTGGTGGTGGACCGCAACTGCCACAAGTCCATCCTGCACTCGATCATCATGACCGGGGCCATCCCGGTGTTCATGAAGCCGACGCGCAACCACTTCGGGATCATCGGCCCGATCCCGCAGTCGGAATTCAGCCCGGACGCGATCAAGGCCAAGATCCGCGCCAACCCGCTGCTGGCCGGCGTCGACGCCGACAAGGTCAAGCCGCGCATCGTGACGCTGACGCAGTCGACCTACGACGGCGTCCTGTACAACACCGAGACCATCAAGAACATGCTGGATGGCTACGTCGAGGCGCTGCACTTCGACGAGGCCTGGCTGCCGCACGCGGCCTTCCACCCGTTCTACGGCAACTTCCACGCGATGGGGAAGAAGCGGGCGCGGCCCGAGACCTCGCTGGTCTACGCCACCCAGTCCATCCACAAGCTGCTGGCCGGCATCAGCCAGGCCAGCCACGTGCTGGTGCAGGACGCCAAGAACAACAAGCTGGACCGCCACCTGTTCAACGAGGCGTTCCTGATGCACACCTCGACCAGCCCGCAGTATTCGATCATCGCCAGCTGCGACGTGGCCGCCGCGATGATGGAGCCGCCCGGCGGCACCGCACTGGTGGAGGAGAGCATCCAGGAAGCCCTGGACTTCCGCCGCGCGATGCGCAAGGTGGACCAGGAGTACGGCAAGGACTGGTGGTTCAAGGTGTGGGGCCCGGACCGGCTGGTCGAGGAGGGCATCGGCAAGCCGGACGACTGGATCATCAAGGGCGAGGCGCGCACGGCGAAGTGGCACGGCTTCGGCAACCTGGCCGAGGGCTTCAACATGCTCGACCCGATCAAGTCCACCGTGGTCACGCCCGGCCTGGACCTGAACGGAAAGTTCGCCAAGACCGGCATCCCGGCCTCGATCGTCACGCGCTTCCTGGCGGAGCACGGGATCATCGTGGAGAAGACCGGCCTGTACAGCTTCTTCATCATGTTCACCATCGGCATCACCAAGGGCCGCTGGAACACGCTGCTGACGGCGCTGCAGCAGTTCAAGGACGACTACGCGCGCAACCAGCCGATGTGGCGCATCCTGCCGGAGTTCTGCGCCCAGTACCCGCAGTACGAGCGCATGGGGCTGGCCGACCTGTGCCAGTTCGTCCACGAGCTCTATGCCAAGTACGACATCGCCCGCCTGACCACCGACATGTACCTGTCGGACCTGACTCCCGCGATGAAACCCAGCGATGCCTTCGCGCACATCGCGCACCGCAAGACCGAGCGGGTGGGGATCGACGACCTGGAAGGGCGCATCACCACCTCGCTGGTGACGCCGTACCCGCCGGGCATCCCGCTGCTGATCCCGGGCGAGGTGTTCAACAAGAAGATCGTCGACTACCTGAAGTTCTCGCGCGAGTTCAACGCCCAGTGCCCGGGCTTCGAGACCGACATGCACGGTCTCGTCGAGGAGCCGGGGCCGGACGGCAAGATGCGCTACTTCGCCGACTGCGTGCGGGCGTGA
- a CDS encoding LytR/AlgR family response regulator transcription factor yields the protein MTSAAPRAVVADDERLLREQLKTRLAAAWPDLQIVAEARDGNEALSLADQLRPDVMFLDIRMPGMTGIEAAREILALPDWQGEIVFVTAYDEYAISAFEQGALDYLLKPVEPARLAQTAQRLKDRLAAKRASGAPGADDAQLDALLSRLVKLQQGMAQPAGGAPANHLQWIQAAAGATTRLIAVQDVLFFRSDEKYTRVQTADHEAFIRTPIRDLLPQLDPQQFWQIHRSTIVNLGAVQAVTRDDTGRQRVQIKGHPEVLEVSRSFAHLFRGA from the coding sequence ATGACGTCCGCCGCGCCCCGCGCCGTCGTCGCCGACGACGAGCGCCTGCTGCGCGAGCAGCTCAAGACCCGGCTGGCCGCCGCCTGGCCGGACCTGCAGATCGTCGCCGAGGCGCGCGACGGCAACGAGGCGCTGTCGCTCGCCGACCAGCTGCGACCCGACGTCATGTTCCTCGACATCCGCATGCCGGGCATGACGGGCATCGAAGCGGCACGCGAGATCCTGGCGCTGCCCGACTGGCAGGGCGAGATCGTGTTCGTGACCGCGTACGACGAGTACGCGATCTCCGCCTTCGAGCAGGGGGCGCTGGATTACCTGCTCAAGCCAGTCGAACCGGCGCGACTCGCGCAGACCGCGCAGCGGCTGAAGGACCGGCTGGCGGCCAAGCGGGCGTCCGGCGCTCCGGGCGCGGACGATGCGCAGCTGGATGCGCTGCTTTCACGCCTGGTGAAGCTGCAGCAGGGCATGGCGCAGCCTGCCGGCGGCGCGCCGGCCAACCACCTGCAATGGATCCAGGCCGCGGCAGGCGCGACCACGCGCCTGATCGCGGTGCAGGACGTGCTGTTCTTCCGTTCGGACGAGAAGTACACCCGGGTGCAGACCGCCGACCACGAAGCCTTCATCCGCACGCCGATCCGCGACCTGCTGCCGCAGCTGGACCCGCAGCAGTTCTGGCAGATCCACCGCTCGACGATCGTGAACCTCGGCGCGGTGCAGGCGGTGACGCGCGACGACACCGGCCGCCAGCGCGTGCAGATCAAGGGGCACCCGGAGGTGCTCGAGGTCAGCCGCAGCTTCGCGCACCTGTTCCGCGGGGCGTGA
- a CDS encoding carboxymuconolactone decarboxylase family protein, which produces MKRAVWFQSSPEGAKAVGVLHHFVTKGTSLPGLLTHLVFLRVSQINGCAHCIDIHTRDLLDEGMSIEKVVLVPVWHEAEYLFSDQERAALAWAEEVTRVSETHASDEAYAAALAVFGEKDLVDLTLTIAAMNAINRMGVSFRMKPRAKA; this is translated from the coding sequence ATGAAGCGCGCTGTTTGGTTCCAGTCATCCCCTGAGGGCGCCAAGGCTGTCGGGGTGCTGCACCATTTCGTCACCAAGGGCACCAGCCTTCCGGGCTTGCTGACCCACTTGGTCTTCCTGCGGGTGTCGCAGATCAACGGCTGCGCGCACTGCATCGACATCCACACCCGTGATCTGCTTGACGAAGGCATGTCCATCGAAAAGGTCGTGCTCGTTCCCGTCTGGCACGAGGCGGAATACCTGTTTTCGGATCAGGAGCGCGCCGCGCTGGCGTGGGCAGAGGAGGTGACACGGGTGAGCGAGACCCACGCCTCCGATGAGGCTTATGCGGCCGCGTTGGCGGTGTTCGGCGAGAAGGACCTGGTCGATCTGACCCTCACCATCGCCGCGATGAATGCCATCAACCGCATGGGCGTCAGCTTTCGCATGAAGCCGCGAGCCAAGGCATGA
- a CDS encoding hybrid sensor histidine kinase/response regulator, whose amino-acid sequence MAAPVTVPAPATQAAAPDREKANILVVDDLQEKHVVFRTILDELGENIVSARSGKEALRYILEMEFAVILLDVNMPDIDGLETASLIRHYKKSAQTPIVFITAYVDELQAKRGYALGAVDYIPSPVVPEVLRSKVRVFVELYRMNRQLQLRAAEREALARSEAARTAAEQAIHRADFLAEASRVLSKSLHLDETIATVLELCVPMLGDRAILGLADREGGVRRLEMHPPTRSDDPEAFGPELRTAADDAIRHRQFRLWREGDRAAAICPLMVGDEARGALAVLGDAGRFDAGQAALVREFASRASIAMENARLYTAVQEADRRKNEFLAMLAHELRNPLAPIRNAVHIMQGTNVPTDTMTWARDVISRQADHMARLIDDLLDVSRIVQGKVVVKPERLSVASIVERSAEAVQPKLEARNQRMRIELPPEPVVVEGDPVRLAQVLSNLLNNASKFSPPGAQIELRATFDGHRAVISVRDQGAGIDPAFLPHIFDLFAQADQSLDRSQGGLGIGLTLVKHLVELHGGHVEAHSDGLGQGTALSITLPAQRDVEPAQSAPPPVIATRSAAAGKRPSRILVVDDLMASAETLMTLLEMEGFEVQVANEGIAALKIAEDFRPDVVLLDIGLPGMNGFEVAHQLRSQASSRDALLIALTGYGEAESRSRSAQAGFDFHMVKPADVSLLLQMITNPQESRRARVA is encoded by the coding sequence TTGGCTGCACCAGTGACCGTACCCGCACCCGCCACCCAGGCCGCCGCGCCCGACCGCGAAAAGGCCAACATCCTGGTCGTCGACGACCTCCAGGAGAAGCACGTCGTCTTCCGCACGATCCTGGACGAGCTCGGCGAGAACATCGTCAGCGCCAGGTCGGGCAAGGAAGCCCTGCGCTACATCCTCGAGATGGAGTTCGCGGTGATCCTGCTGGACGTCAACATGCCCGACATCGACGGGCTCGAGACGGCCAGCCTGATCCGCCACTACAAGAAGTCCGCGCAGACGCCCATCGTCTTCATCACGGCCTACGTCGACGAACTGCAGGCCAAGCGCGGCTACGCCCTGGGCGCGGTCGACTACATCCCGTCGCCCGTGGTGCCGGAGGTGCTGCGCTCCAAGGTGCGCGTGTTCGTCGAGCTGTACCGGATGAACCGGCAGCTGCAGCTGCGCGCCGCGGAGCGCGAGGCGCTGGCCCGGTCGGAGGCGGCGCGCACCGCCGCCGAACAGGCGATCCACCGCGCCGACTTCCTGGCCGAGGCCAGCCGCGTGCTGTCGAAGTCGCTGCACCTCGACGAGACCATCGCCACCGTCCTGGAGCTGTGCGTCCCGATGCTGGGCGACCGAGCCATCCTCGGCCTCGCCGATCGCGAGGGCGGAGTGCGCCGGCTCGAGATGCATCCGCCGACGCGGTCCGACGATCCGGAAGCGTTCGGCCCCGAGTTGCGCACGGCCGCGGACGACGCCATCCGCCACCGCCAGTTCCGCCTCTGGCGGGAAGGGGACCGCGCGGCGGCGATCTGCCCGCTGATGGTGGGCGACGAGGCCCGCGGCGCGCTGGCCGTCCTGGGCGATGCGGGCCGCTTCGATGCGGGGCAGGCGGCGCTGGTGCGCGAGTTCGCCAGCCGCGCGTCCATCGCGATGGAAAACGCCCGCCTGTACACCGCCGTGCAGGAGGCGGACCGCCGCAAGAACGAGTTCCTCGCCATGCTGGCGCACGAACTGCGCAACCCGCTGGCACCGATCCGCAACGCCGTGCACATCATGCAAGGCACCAACGTGCCCACGGACACGATGACCTGGGCCCGCGACGTCATCAGCCGGCAGGCCGACCACATGGCGCGCCTCATCGACGACCTGCTGGACGTCTCGCGCATCGTGCAGGGCAAGGTGGTGGTCAAGCCGGAGCGGCTGTCGGTCGCCTCCATCGTGGAGCGGTCGGCCGAGGCGGTGCAGCCCAAGCTGGAGGCGCGCAACCAGCGCATGCGCATCGAGCTGCCGCCGGAGCCTGTGGTGGTGGAGGGCGATCCGGTGCGGCTGGCGCAGGTGCTCTCCAACCTGCTGAACAACGCGTCCAAGTTCTCGCCGCCCGGTGCGCAGATCGAGCTGCGTGCCACCTTCGACGGCCACCGCGCGGTGATCAGCGTGCGCGACCAGGGCGCCGGCATCGACCCGGCGTTCCTGCCGCACATCTTCGACCTGTTCGCGCAGGCGGACCAGTCGCTGGACCGCTCGCAGGGCGGCCTGGGCATCGGCCTGACGCTGGTGAAGCACCTCGTCGAGTTGCACGGCGGCCACGTCGAGGCGCACAGCGACGGGTTGGGCCAAGGCACCGCCCTCAGCATCACCTTGCCGGCGCAACGCGATGTCGAGCCCGCCCAATCGGCTCCGCCACCCGTGATCGCCACGCGCAGCGCTGCCGCCGGCAAGCGGCCGTCGCGCATCCTGGTCGTCGACGACCTGATGGCCTCGGCGGAGACGCTGATGACCTTGCTCGAGATGGAAGGGTTCGAGGTGCAGGTCGCCAACGAGGGCATCGCCGCGCTGAAGATCGCCGAGGACTTCCGGCCCGACGTGGTGCTGCTGGACATCGGCCTGCCCGGCATGAACGGCTTCGAGGTCGCGCACCAGCTGCGCAGCCAGGCGTCGTCGCGCGACGCGTTGCTGATCGCCCTGACCGGCTACGGCGAAGCCGAGAGCCGTTCACGGTCCGCGCAGGCCGGGTTCGACTTCCACATGGTCAAGCCCGCCGACGTCAGCCTGCTGCTGCAGATGATCACGAACCCGCAGGAGTCTCGCCGCGCCCGTGTCGCGTAA
- a CDS encoding NfeD family protein, with product MADSTVWWLLAGGAVAVELMTGTFYLLMLAIGLAAGAIAAHLGAGLAVQLIAAGAVGGGAVAAWHVVRGRRPAEPAPGANRDINLDVGETVTVDAWRPDGTALVRYRGATWTVALVPGALPAPGVHRIREVVGSHLVVEKT from the coding sequence ATGGCGGATTCGACAGTGTGGTGGCTGCTGGCCGGTGGTGCGGTCGCGGTCGAACTGATGACGGGCACCTTTTACCTGCTGATGCTGGCGATCGGGCTGGCGGCAGGAGCGATCGCCGCGCACCTGGGCGCCGGCCTGGCGGTGCAGTTGATCGCGGCGGGCGCCGTCGGTGGCGGCGCGGTGGCCGCCTGGCACGTCGTGCGGGGGCGCCGGCCGGCGGAACCCGCGCCGGGAGCCAATCGCGACATCAACCTCGACGTCGGCGAGACGGTGACGGTGGATGCCTGGCGGCCGGACGGCACCGCCCTGGTCCGCTACCGCGGCGCCACCTGGACCGTGGCCCTCGTGCCGGGGGCGCTGCCGGCGCCCGGCGTCCATCGCATCCGCGAGGTCGTGGGCAGCCACCTGGTCGTCGAGAAAACCTGA